From Zingiber officinale cultivar Zhangliang chromosome 5B, Zo_v1.1, whole genome shotgun sequence, the proteins below share one genomic window:
- the LOC121985973 gene encoding BURP domain-containing protein 12-like yields the protein MAAASSPSVSFSALIFLLLYLFSFRQADVAAADASPAENPFTARAALIRYWNRKVPTNRGQPAFLLAKLSPLSALDSATFSSLAAADPASLSLRLPALCAAARILCNPADANTYSADSRKDDSSAFAAYQNSNFSDYGSGAKGGSNAFKNYSDDLNVPVDSFRRYSRDSVRHNESFASYAPDGNVVTANFTSYASSATGGAGEFSSYDHEANVPNLKFTNYDAAAAARKRSFSSYSDDSNAGDQSFAGYGKHGNSVPTSFKSYAENSNVVGSSFAGYGESASGANDSFASYGFDGNVPENNFRSYGAGGNSGSESFASYRDQSNVGDDSFSSYVKGGNAEAVEFVNYGNSFNPGSDSFKGYAEGSAKHKVTFKGYAGDNTTFKSYAKSGVDFKSYRNFSVNPSSSSEGDSAGASLVSLPNGKSTNRWLVEPGKFFREHDLRRGSVMPMPDIRDKMPPRSFLPRSISGRIPFSAADVRQIFAIREDTALGKAVTDTVAECERAPSRGETKRCATSAEDVIDFAVSVLGRDVVVRSTASTMGSKTDILIGAVSGVNGGKVTKAVSCHQSLFPYLVYYCHSVPKVRVYEADILAVDSKEKINHGVAICHIDTSAWSPSHGAFVALGSKPGMIEVCHWIFEGDMTWTVAD from the coding sequence ATGGCGGCGGCCAGTAGCCCTTCAGTATCCTTCTCCGCTCTTATTTTTCTTCTGCTCTACTTGTTCAGCTTCAGGCAGGCCGACGTGGCGGCGGCTGATGCATCCCCGGCGGAAAATCCGTTCACCGCCCGAGCGGCCCTCATCCGGTACTGGAACCGCAAGGTGCCCACCAACCGCGGCCAGCCGGCCTTCCTCCTCGCCAAGCTCTCCCCGCTCTCTGCCCTCGATTCCGCCACTTTCTCCTCCCTTGCCGCCGCTGACCCCGCCTCGCTCTCCCTCCGGCTCCCCGCCCTCTGCGCCGCAGCGCGTATCCTATGCAACCCCGCCGACGCCAACACCTACTCCGCCGACTCCCGTAAGGACGACTCCTCCGCCTTCGCTGCCTACCAGAACTCCAACTTCTCCGACTACGGCTCCGGCGCCAAAGGTGGCAGCAACGCGTTTAAGAACTACTCCGACGACCTCAACGTCCCCGTCGATTCCTTCCGCCGCTACAGTCGAGACTCCGTCCGGCATAATGAGTCGTTCGCCTCGTATGCTCCTGATGGAAACGTCGTCACCGCCAATTTCACCAGCTACGCCTCCTCCGCTACCGGCGGCGCTGGTGAATTCTCCTCCTACGACCACGAGGCCAACGTGCCTAATCTTAAGTTCACCAACTacgacgccgccgccgccgcccggAAACGCTCGTTCTCCAGCTATTCCGACGACAGCAACGCCGGGGACCAGTCCTTCGCCGGGTACGGAAAGCACGGCAACAGCGTGCCTACCTCCTTCAAAAGCTACGCCGAAAACTCCAACGTCGTCGGTTCCTCCTTCGCCGGTTACGGCGAGAGCGCCAGCGGCGCCAACGATTCATTCGCCTCCTACGGATTCGACGGCAATGTGCCGGAGAACAACTTCCGTTCGTACGGCGCCGGCGGGAACTCCGGGTCAGAGAGTTTCGCCAGCTACCGCGACCAGTCCAATGTCGGCGACGACAGCTTCAGCTCCTACGTCAAGGGTGGCAACGCCGAGGCCGTTGAGTTTGTCAATTACGGCAACTCCTTCAACCCGGGGAGCGATTCTTTCAAGGGCTACGCCGAGGGCTCCGCCAAGCACAAGGTCACTTTCAAGGGCTACGCCGGTGACAACACCACATTTAAGTCCTACGCCAAATCCGGGGTCGATTTCAAGTCCTATCGCAACTTCTCCGTCAATCCCTCCTCCTCATCGGAAGGCGACTCCGCCGGCGCCTCTCTCGTCTCTCTCCCGAATGGGAAATCGACCAACAGGTGGCTGGTGGAGCCAGGTAAGTTCTTCCGCGAGCACGACCTACGGCGTGGAAGTGTGATGCCGATGCCGGACATCCGGGACAAGATGCCGCCCCGGTCCTTCCTGCCGAGGTCAATATCGGGTCGGATCCCATTCTCCGCCGCCGACGTTCGTCAGATCTTCGCCATCCGGGAGGACACGGCGCTGGGGAAGGCGGTAACCGACACCGTGGCGGAGTGCGAGCGGGCGCCGAGCCGCGGGGAGACGAAGCGGTGCGCCACCTCGGCGGAGGACGTGATCGACTTCGCCGTCTCGGTGCTGGGGAGAGACGTGGTGGTGCGAAGCACCGCCTCCACGATGGGCTCCAAGACCGACATCCTCATTGGGGCAGTGAGCGGTGTGAATGGCGGTAAGGTCACCAAGGCGGTGTCTTGCCACCAGAGCCTCTTCCCTTACCTGGTCTATTACTGCCACTCGGTGCCCAAGGTGAGGGTGTACGAAGCAGATATCCTGGCCGTCGATTCCAAAGAGAAGATTAACCATGGCGTCGCCATCTGTCACATTGACACGTCAGCGTGGAGCCCGTCCCACGGCGCTTTCGTGGCGCTGGGGTCCAAGCCTGGTATGATCGAGGTATGCCATTGGATCTTTGAGGGCGATATGACGTGGACGGTCGCAGATTAA
- the LOC121987869 gene encoding protein DROOPING LEAF-like: MDLVCNNEHVSYIRCTYCNTLLAVGVPCNWLTDRVTVKCGHCNNLSFLDPKNTQCVYPTLCQSVCFQGIQSSSPTSSQLNNAARFGMKMPKKHRTPSAYNHFMRDEIQRIKSANPNIPHREAFSMASKNWAKYDPRNPSTSNVSA; encoded by the exons ATGGACTTGGTTTGCAACAATGAGCATGTGTCTTACATTCGTTGCACCTATTGCAACACTCTTTTGGCG GTTGGAGTTCCATGCAACTGGTTGACGGACAGAGTGACTGTGAAGTGTGGTCATTGCAACAATCTTTCTTTCCTTGATCCCAAAAATACGCAATGCGTTTACCCTACGCTTTGCCAGTCTGTTTGCTTTCAG GGTATTCAATCATCTTCACCAACCTCAAGTCAACTGAATAACGCTGCAAGATTTGGCATGAAAA TGCCAAAGAAACACAGGACACCATCAGCTTATAATCACTTCATGAG AGATGAGATACAACGGATTAAGTCTGCCAATCCAAATATTCCTCATCGAGAAGCTTTTAGCATGGCCTCAAAGAAT TGGGCTAAATATGATCCCCGCAACCCGTCCACCTCCAATGTTTCAGCTTAG